In Ooceraea biroi isolate clonal line C1 chromosome 13, Obir_v5.4, whole genome shotgun sequence, a genomic segment contains:
- the LOC113563298 gene encoding protein twist-like, translated as MLILGFSDGNSNSDSSVPSQYDQHFTPFMSQLTDLSSPPQQHRTMSAYSHPHYSHQADYNHQLVFNNGPKLNFNPNLSPLLDPMLTGKIIRSFSLSYADNERRRQSTENSSEFLPEYGKNMYVTSPHFMFSPKGCNEDEINALGSVQSVHGQASYHPTDRNVVEYKTDQQQQVVDHHPLRRYNEQMQVKSFDQSVQTELLSSSSSSTSTRSYSVTNDIKSVTKRQKLNDSSSNNNNDNNSKNNTNDDDDEVDSEASATKRRPRRKNSATDADIQRPRTMATVRERQRMQSFNEAFSALRKIIPTLPSDKLSKIQTLKLAVRYIDFLYHLLKTNVDGGDSDEETSKFFEFL; from the coding sequence ATGTTGATCCTAGGCTTCAGTGACGGTAATTCCAACAGCGACTCGTCGGTACCGAGCCAGTACGACCAGCACTTCACGCCATTCATGTCGCAATTGACGGACCTTAGCAGTCCGCCGCAGCAGCATCGCACGATGTCGGCTTATTCACATCCTCATTATTCACATCAAGCCGATTACAACCATCAATTGGTATTCAATAATGGGCCTAAACTCAATTTTAATCCTAATCTTTCGCCTCTTTTGGATCCGATGCTTACAGGTAAAATCATAAGGAGTTTCTCACTGAGTTACGCTGACAATGAGCGGCGGCGGCAGTCGACCGAGAATTCGTCGGAGTTCCTGCCGGAATACGGCAAGAACATGTACGTAACGTCACCGCATTTCATGTTTTCGCCTAAAGGTTGCAACGAGGACGAGATTAACGCGCTCGGCTCTGTTCAGTCGGTCCACGGCCAGGCTTCCTATCACCCTACGGACAGGAATGTGGTGGAGTACAAGACCGATCAGCAACAACAAGTGGTTGATCATCATCCTCTTCGGAGATACAATGAGCAGATGCAGGTGAAATCGTTTGACCAGAGTGTCCAAACGGAATTACTCTCATCATCTTCATCGTCAACATCAACGAGAAGTTACAGTGTCACGAACGACATCAAGTCCGTCACAAAAAGACAGAAATTAAACGACAGTAGCAGTAACAACAATAATGACAATAACAGTAAAAACAAcacgaacgacgacgacgacgaggtcGACAGTGAGGCGAGTGCGACGAAGAGGAGACCACGAAGGAAAAATAGTGCGACTGATGCGGACATCCAGAGACCTAGAACGATGGCGACCGTGCGGGAACGACAGCGGATGCAGAGCTTCAACGAAGCATTCTCCGCCCTGAGGAAGATCATACCAACCCTGCCAAGCGACAAACTTAGCAAGATCCAGACGCTGAAGCTAGCTGTCAGGTACATCGACTTTCTCTATCATTTGCTGAAGACGAATGTAGACGGCGGTGACAGCGACGAAGAGACTAGTAAGTTTTTTGAGTTTTTGTAA
- the LOC113563195 gene encoding uncharacterized protein LOC113563195, with protein HLQYVFRIFVLIINEIHVGFLAQCRRNISFSDSILWTDEATFTPNGVFNSRNFLQWQEENPHAIRQGAFQYRWTINVWAGVIGDRVIGPYFLPPRLNGQVYAAFLENQLPLLLEDVPLDVRGKLIYQHDGAPAHYSRQVRNILDARFPKRWIGRGGPITWPARSPDLNVLDYFVWGCIKTAIEHWREGTEQEVREAIVAAFDTITPDMAYRATRNISRRAEICVQEGGRHFEQFLH; from the exons catttGCAGTATGTTTTTCGCATATTTGTGTTAATTATCAATGAAATACATGTAGGGTTCCTCGCGCAGTGTCGgcggaatatttctttctccgaCAGCATCCTGTGGACGGACGAGGCTACTTTCACGCCGAACGGCGTGTTTAATTCGCGGAACTTTTTGCAGTGGCAAGAAGAAAATCCACACGCCATTCGACAAGGCGCATTTCAGTATCGATGGACCATAAATGTTTGGGCCGGCGTAATTGGAGATCGAGTG ATCGGTCCGTATTTCCTTCCGCCGCGATTAAACGGGCAAGTATATGCAGCATTTCTTGAAAATCAACTTCCCTTGCTCCTCGAGGATGTCCCTCTCGACGTACGAGGGAAGTTGATTTATCAACATGATGGGGCTCCTGCACATTATAGCAGACAAGTGCGGAATATTTtagacgcgcgttttccgaAAAGGTGGATCGGTCGAGGTGGCCCAATCACCTGGCCGGCACGGTCGCctgatttaaatgttttagacTATTTTGTATGGGGGTGCATTAAAACTGCGATAGAGCACTGGCGTGAAGGTACAGAACAAGAAGTCCGTGAAGCTATTGTTGCGGCCTTcgataccatcacgccggacatggcgtaccgtgcgacgcgcaatattagtcgaagagccgaaatctgtgtacaagagggaggaaggcacttcgaacaatttttacattaa
- the LOC105286956 gene encoding protein twist, with translation MLILGFSDGNSNSDSSVPSQYDQHFTPFMSQLTDLSIPPQQHRTMSAYSHPHYSHQADYNHQLVFNNGPKLNFNPNLSPLLDPMLTGKIIRSFSLSYADNERRRQSTENSSEFLPEYGKNMYVTSPHFMFSPKGCNEDEINALGSVQSVHGQASYHPTDRNVVEYKTDQQQQVVDHHPLRRYNEQMQVKSFDQSVQTELLSSSSSSTSTRSYSVTNDIKSVTKRQKLNDSSSNNNNDNNSKNNTNDDDDEVDSEASATKRRPRRKNSATDADIQRPRTMATVRERQRMQSFNEAFSALRKIIPTLPSDKLSKIQTLKLAVRYIDFLYHLLKTNVDGGDSDEETSKFFEFL, from the coding sequence ATGTTGATCCTAGGCTTCAGTGACGGTAATTCCAACAGCGACTCGTCGGTACCGAGCCAGTACGACCAGCACTTCACGCCATTCATGTCGCAATTGACGGACCTTAGCATTCCGCCGCAGCAGCATCGCACGATGTCGGCTTATTCACATCCTCATTATTCACATCAAGCCGATTACAACCATCAATTGGTATTCAATAATGGGCCTAAACTCAATTTTAATCCTAATCTTTCGCCTCTTTTGGATCCGATGCTTACAGGTAAAATCATAAGGAGTTTCTCACTGAGTTACGCTGACAATGAGCGGCGGCGGCAGTCGACCGAGAATTCGTCGGAGTTCCTGCCGGAATACGGCAAGAACATGTACGTAACGTCACCGCATTTCATGTTTTCGCCTAAAGGTTGCAACGAGGACGAGATTAACGCGCTCGGCTCTGTTCAGTCGGTCCACGGCCAGGCTTCCTATCACCCTACGGACAGGAATGTGGTGGAGTACAAGACCGATCAGCAACAACAAGTGGTTGATCATCATCCTCTTCGGAGATACAATGAGCAGATGCAGGTGAAATCGTTTGACCAGAGTGTCCAAACGGAATTACTCTCATCATCTTCATCGTCAACATCAACGAGAAGTTACAGTGTCACGAACGACATCAAGTCCGTCACAAAAAGACAGAAATTAAACGACAGTAGCAGTAACAACAATAATGACAATAACAGTAAAAACAAcacgaacgacgacgacgacgaggtcGACAGTGAGGCGAGTGCGACGAAGAGGAGACCACGAAGGAAAAATAGTGCGACTGATGCGGACATCCAGAGACCTAGAACGATGGCGACCGTGCGGGAACGACAGCGGATGCAGAGCTTCAACGAAGCATTCTCCGCCCTGAGGAAGATCATACCAACCCTGCCAAGCGACAAACTTAGCAAGATCCAGACGCTGAAGCTAGCTGTCAGGTACATCGACTTTCTCTATCATTTGCTGAAGACGAATGTAGACGGCGGTGACAGCGACGAAGAGACTAGTAAGTTTTTTGAGTTTTTGTAA